The Diospyros lotus cultivar Yz01 chromosome 15, ASM1463336v1, whole genome shotgun sequence genome has a window encoding:
- the LOC127792356 gene encoding L-ascorbate oxidase homolog, with product MEEKRSWRCMTVALFLLVGAACIGGEDPYRFYAWNVTYGDIYPLGVKQQGILINGQFPGPSIESVTNDNLIINVFNSLDEPFLLSWNGVQQRRNSWQDGVYGTNCPIPPGKNFTYVLQVKDQIGSYFYFPSLAFHKAAGGFGGFKIASRSVIPVPFNPPSGDYTILAGDWFKQNHTDLKAILDSGHNLPFPDGLLINGRGTNGYTFTVEQGKTYRFRISNVGLTTSINVRIQGHKMLLVEVEGIHTLQNVYDSFDVHLGQSCSVLVTADQPAQDYYIVVSTRFTSQVLTATSILHYSNSAASVSGLPPGGPTIEIDWSINQARSIRRNLTASGPRPNPQGSYHYGLINTTRTIRLTNSAPIINGKQRYAVNSISFIPPDTPLKLADYFKIQGVFSLGSISDSPTGSGAYLQTSVMAADFRAYLEIVFENQEDTVQSWHIDGHNYFVVGMDGGQWTPDSRSSYNLRDTISRSTVQVYPKSWTAAYIPMDNVGMWNVRSENWARQYLGQQFYLRVYSPANSWRDEYPIPSNALLCGRAVGHKSRAL from the exons atggaagagaagagaagttgGCGGTGTATGACGGTGGCACTGTTTCTACTCGTGGGGGCGGCGTGCATCGGCGGAGAAGATCCGTACAGGTTCTATGCATGGAATGTAACTTACGGCGATATCTACCCTCTCGGTGTCAAACAGCAg GGGATACTGATAAACGGCCAGTTCCCCGGGCCGTCGATTGAGTCGGTGACCAATGACAATCTGATTATCAACGTTTTCAACAGCTTGGACGAGCCTTTTCTCCTCTCCTG GAATGGGGTGCAGCAGAGAAGAAACTCATGGCAGGATGGGGTTTATGGCACCAACTGTCCCATCCCACCAGGGAAGAACTTCACTTATGTCCTTCAAGTCAAGGACCAGATTGGCAGCTACTTCTACTTTCCCTCCCTTGCCTTCCACAAGGCTGCCGGTGGGTTCGGTGGCTTCAAAATCGCCAGCCGCTCTGTGATCCCGGTGCCTTTCAATCCCCCTTCCGGAGATTACACCATACTGGCCGGTGACTGGTTCAAACAAAATCACACA GATTTAAAAGCCATTTTGGACAGCGGACACAATCTTCCTTTCCCTGATGGCCTACTTATCAATGGCCGTGGAACAAATGGATACACATTCACAGTTGAGCAAG GCAAGACTTACAGGTTCCGAATATCAAATGTGGGGCTTACCACTTCAATTAATGTTAGAATCCAGGGTCACAAGATGTTGCTGGTTGAGGTGGAAGGCATCCACACGCTGCAGAATGTGTATGATTCATTCGATGTCCATTTGGGGCAGTCCTGCTCTGTATTGGTCACGGCTGATCAACCCGCTCAGGACTACTATATCGTGGTCTCGACACGCTTCACCTCCCAAGTGCTCACAGCAACATCCATTCTTCATTACAGTAACTCAGCAGCAAGTGTTTCTGGTCTGCCCCCTGGTGGACCAACAATCGAAATTGATTGGTCAATTAACCAAGCTCGATCCATTAG GCGAAATTTAACGGCAAGTGGACCAAGGCCTAATCCGCAAGGCTCGTATCATTATGGATTGATCAACACTACCCGGACCATCAGACTTACAAACTCTGCCCCGATCATCAATGGCAAGCAGAGGTATGCTGTCAACAGCATATCGTTCATCCCACCTGACACGCCCCTTAAACTTGCTGATTACTTCAAGATTCAGGGGGTCTTCTCCCTTGGAAGCATTTCAGACTCCCCAACTGGCAGTGGGGCTTACCTCCAGACATCTGTCATGGCTGCTGATTTTCGAGCTTATCTTGAGATTGTGTTCGAGAATCAAGAAGACACAGTGCAGTCTTGGCACATCGATGGCCACAATTACTTTGTCGTAGG AATGGATGGAGGACAGTGGACACCAGACAGCAGATCAAGTTACAATCTAAGGGACACAATTTCCCGTAGCACGGTTCAG GTATACCCAAAGTCCTGGACTGCAGCATATATACCGATGGACAATGTTGGAATGTGGAATGTAAGATCGGAGAACTGGGCTCGACAATATCTAGGCCAGCAATTCTATCTCCGAGTTTATTCCCCTGCTAATTCATGGAGAGACGAATATCCAATCCCGAGCAATGCTCTTCTCTGTGGTCGAGCAGTAGGTCATAAATCCCGGGCCCTGTAA
- the LOC127792355 gene encoding cellulose synthase-like protein H1 produces the protein MASPTTSLPLYERFTRRNHISRAIELIILFLLLSLLLDRLLSPKIHGFAWLLAFLCESWFTFMWVLLVSTKWNQVEFKAYPHRLLQRKVELPPVDMFVTTADPVLEPPIVAVNTVLSMLAVDYPADKLACYVSDDGGSPLTFYSLVEAAKFARLWVPFCKKYGIQLRAPFRYFSGQSSSSQDAFPEFGQERKKIQYEYEQLRRRIEEAARKPLPCELTGEFRDFSNIQSRNHPTIIKVIWENKEDHSKNRSVPHLVYISREKRPNHPHNFKAGAMNVLARVSGVMTNAPIMLNLDCDMYINNSQVVLHAMCFLMGIKNERDCGFVQSPPLFYDGLKDDPLGNQFVVFHEYIGYGIAGIQGPFYHGTNCFHRRKVIYGLSPNDKQINGTLNNIEALKSIYGSSLEFSRLAIEALSGLRTGTSRSHDDLLSSIEAAHIVAGSDYECGTKWGSEVGWMYGTTSEDVYTGLWIHGKGWRSVNSTPEPPGFLGCSPSDGPVAVGQEKRWATGFLEILVSPKSPLILTLKGRLQFRQCLAYLCILFWALRSIPELCYAILPAYCIIVNTHFLPKVGEGGFWTITFLFLIYNLYALSEYLRAGLSIRAWWNNQRMRKIAAMNAWFFGALSVGLKLLGISDIVFEVTQKDQPTVTDDNNNDANANAWRLTFNESPIFIPGTTVLLVNLAAGLLGFRSTGSGDGFGIGEVVCSVCVVLCLWAFLKGLFGRGKYGIPLWTIYKSGALALLFVQLSKWASSD, from the exons ATGGCCAGCCCCACCACCTCTCTGCCTCTCTATGAAAGATTCACCCGCAGAAACCACATTTCTCGGGCCATTGAACTTATCATCCTCTTCCTCCTGCTCTCTCTCCTCCTCGATCGACTCCTCTCTCCCAAAATCCATGGATTTGCCTGGCTCCTGGCCTTTCTCTGCGAGTCATGGTTCACTTTCATGTGGGTTCTTCTTGTCAGCACCAAGTGGAACCAAGTCGAGTTCAAAGCTTACCCTCACCGCCTCTTGCAAAG GAAAGTGGAGCTCCCTCCGGTGGACATGTTTGTGACAACGGCTGATCCAGTCTTGGAGCCGCCAATCGTCGCTGTGAACACCGTGCTCTCCATGTTGGCAGTCGACTACCCGGCTGATAAGTTGGCCTGCTACGTCTCCGACGACGGCGGCTCCCCTCTCACCTTCTACTCGCTGGTTGAAGCCGCAAAGTTTGCCAGGCTATGGGTTCCTTTCTGCAAGAAGTACGGCATCCAGCTCCGGGCTCCCTTCCGGTACTTTTCCGGCCAGTCCTCGTCTTCCCAGGATGCTTTCCCGGAGTTCGGgcaagagaggaagaagatccAG TATGAGTATGAACAGCTTCGGCGGAGAATTGAAGAAGCAGCCAGAAAGCCTCTGCCTTGTGAGCTCACCGGCGAGTTTAGGGATTTCTCAAACATACAGAGTAGGAATCACCCAACCATAATTAAG gttATATGGGAGAACAAGGAAGATCATTCAAAAAACAGATCAGTGCCACATCTTGTCTACATTTCCAGAGAAAAACGCCCCAATCACCCACATAATTTCAAAGCTGGTGCCATGAATGTACTt GCAAGAGTCTCTGGGGTCATGACTAATGCTCCAATCATGTTGAATTTAGACTGTGACATGTACATCAATAATTCCCAAGTTGTCCTTCATGCCATGTGTTTCTTAATGGGCATCAAGAATGAAAGGGATTGTGGATTTGTTCAATCTCCCCCATTATTCTATGACGGATTGAAGGATGACCCGCTTGGAAATCAATTCGTGGTTTTTCATGAG TACATAGGGTATGGAATAGCAGGGATTCAAGGACCGTTCTACCATGGAACAAATTGCTTCCACAGGAGAAAAGTCATCTATGGCTTATCACCAAATGACAAGCAAATCAATG GAACATTGAATAACATTGAAGCATTAAAGAGCATTTATGGAAGCTCATTGGAGTTCAGCAGATTAGCAATTGAAGCACTGTCAGGATTGAGGACTGGCACTTCACGATCACATGATGATTTGTTGAGTTCCATAGAGGCAGCTCACATTGTTGCTGGCTCTGACTACGAGTGTGGTACCAAATGGGGCAGTGAG GTTGGATGGATGTATGGAACTACATCAGAGGACGTGTACACTGGGCTTTGGATCCATGGGAAGGGTTGGAGATCGGTGAACAGTACGCCAGAGCCACCTGGGTTCTTGGGCTGTTCACCCTCTGATGGGCCCGTAGCAGTGGGCCAGGAGAAGAGGTGGGCCACTGGGTTTCTTGAAATCCTGGTCAGCCCAAAAAGCCCACTCATTCTCACGCTCAAGGGAAGGCTCCAATTCCGGCAATGCCTGGCCTACTTATGCATCCTTTTTTGGGCCCTACGGTCCATTCCCGAGCTCTGTTATGCTATTCTGCCGGCCTACTGTATCATCGTCAACACTCATTTTTTGCCCAAG GTGGGAGAAGGAGGTTTCTGGACAATTACCTTTCTTTTCCTCATCTACAACTTGTACGCTTTATCTGAGTACCTGCGAGCTGGTCTCTCAATTCGTGCATGGTGGAACAACCagagaatgagaaagatcgCTGCCATGAACGCTTGGTTCTTCGGAGCTCTAAGTGTGGGGCTCAAGCTCCTCGGAATATCAGACATTGTTTTCGAAGTCACCCAGAAAGACCAACCAACAGTTACTGATGACAACAACAATGATGCCAATGCCAATGCCTGGAGGTTGACGTTTAACGAATCCCCAATATTCATACCGGGAACCACAGTCTTGCTAGTGAACCTGGCCGCCGGATTGCTAGGGTTCCGCTCTACTGGTAGCGGGGATGGGTTTGGGATAGGGGAGGTTGTTTGCAGTGTTTGCGTGGTGCTGTGTTTGTGGGCATTCTTGAAAGGTCTCTTTGGCAGGGGGAAATATGGGATTCCGTTGTGGACCATTTATAAGTCGGGGGCTCTAGCTTTGTTGTTTGTGCAGTTGAGCAAATGGGCCTCGTCCGATTGA